A stretch of DNA from Leptospira barantonii:
CCACGGATTTGTGTTCCGTTTAAGCCGTCAATCGCCGCGTTTCCTTCGTCCTTGTTCGCCATTTCCACAAACGCTAATCCCCGGGATTTGCCGGAAAGTTTATCAGTGATGATGCGTACAGAGGTTACTTCTCCAAAAGACTCGAAA
This window harbors:
- a CDS encoding RNA recognition motif domain-containing protein — translated: MNIYIGNLAYQATEDDLRKAFESFGEVTSVRIITDKLSGKSRGLAFVEMANKDEGNAAIDGLNGTQIRGREIKVNEALPKKPFPEKSRSRY